ACCGAGATCGAGCGCCTCGGCGGCAGCATCCGCTTCGAGCAGCAGGTCACCGACCTGCACATCGAGGCCGGCGCGCTGCGCGGCCTCACGCTGGCCAGCGGCGAGCAGATCGACTGCGAGCACCTCGTGCTGGCGCTGGGCCACAGTGCACGCGACACCTTCGAGATGTTGCAGCAGCGCGGCGTGTTCCTGGAGGCGAAGCCGTTCTCGGTGGGCTTCCGAGTCGAGCACCCGCAGGGCCTGATTGACCGCGCGCGCTTCGGCCCCCGAGCCGGCCACCCGCTCCTGGGCGCGGCCGACTACAAGCTCGTGCACCACGCGAAGAACGGCCGCAGCGTCTACAGCTTCTGCATGTGCCCGGGCGGCACCGTGGTGGCCGCGACCTCCGAGCCAGGCCGCGTGGTCACCAACGGCATGAGCCAGTACAGCCGTGCCGAACGCAACGCCAACGCCGGCATCGTGGTGGGCATCAACCCCGAAGACTACCGCCAGGCGCCCGGCCGCGGCCCCGTGAACCCGCTGGATGGCGTCGCATTCCAGCGCATTTGGGAGAGCCGCGCCTTCGAGTTGGGTGAGGGCGGCTACAAGGCCCCGGGGCAACTCTTGGGCGACTTCATCAAGCGCCAGCGCTCGCGCGTCCTGGGTGAGGTCGAGCCTTCGTACAGGCCGGGCGTCACGCTCACCGACCTAGGGGCGCAGGGCCTGCCCAGCCTGCCGGGCTACGTGCTCGATGCCATCCGCGAGGCGCTTCCGGCCTTCGAGCGCCAGATCGCCGGGTTCTCGCGGCCTGATGCTGTGCTGACGGGCGTGGAGACGCGCACCTCGTCGCCGCTGCGCATCCGGCGTGGGCCGGACTACCAGAGCGTCAACGTGCGCGGCCTGTATCCGGCCGGCGAGGGTGCCGGCTACGCGGGCGGCATCATGTCGGCCGGCGTGGATGGCATCGAAGTGGCCGAGGCGATGGGCCGCGCACTGCTGGGCGCCGAGGTACAGCCACCCGCAGGGGCTTGACGGGGGTCAAGGCCGATGCGCCGCGCCTGCCGCCCCGCCCCCCGACGACGTCGAACCTGTCCATGACAGCCAGCGCCTTGGGCCCGGCACCTTCACAATGCGGCGCTTTCGCCCGCGCACTGCATGCCATCGGCCTGGCCCTTCATCACCGACCCGTTCTTCTATGCGCTGGCCGTGCCGGCGGTCCTGATCACGGGGCTGTCCAAGAGCGGCTTCGCCAGCGGCTTCGGCTCGCTGGCCACGCCGATGCTGGCGCTGGCCGTGCCGGCGCCACAGGCCGCCGCGGTGATGCTGCCGCTGCTCATCGCGATGGATGCCACCGGCCTGCAGCAGCTGTGGCGCCACCGCGACCGTGCGCTGGTGCGTCGGCTCGTGCCCTGGGGCGTGGTCGGCATCGGCGTCGGCACGCTGATCTTTGGCGTGCTGAGCGACCGCGCCGTGGCCGGGCTGCTGGGCGCGATGACCTTGCTGTTCCTGGCGCAGCGGCTGCTGTGGCCGATCCAACGTCGGGGCGCGCAGGCACCGGCCTGGGCGGCGCCGCTGTGCAGTGCCACCTCGGGCTTCACCAGCTTCGTGGCGCATGCGGGTGGGCCGCCCCTGATGGCCTACGTGCTGCCGCTGAAGCTGGCGCCGGTGGTGGCGAGCGCAACGATGGCGGTGTACTTCGCGGTCATCAACCTGGCGAAGCTCGTGCCCTACGCGGCACTGGGCCTGATGGATCTGCGCAACCTGGCGACGTCGCTGCTGCTGTTGCCGCTGGCGCCGTTGGGGGTGTGGATGGGCGTGTGGCTCGTCAAGCGCACCGACCCGACCTGGTTCTACCGCCTGGCCTATGTGGGCATGGCCGTGGCGGGCCTGAAGCTGCTGTGGGACGGCATCGGCGGCTGAAGCCCGCCGCTAGGAGCGTGGGCGGCAGAAATCCAGCCCCGCGTTGGGCCGACTTCGGGGCCCAGGCCAGGCGCCGCGCGCAGCCCGGGCTGTGCGCCCGGGCCAGCGTGGCAACGCCGCATGGGCCCCGAAATCGGCCCAACCCGAGGGGCCGGGGCGGCCAAAGCCGCTGGCGGGTGTTGCGCCGCTGGCGCGGGCGTCAAGCCCGCGCTGCGCGACGCGCCTACGCCAGTGGCTTTGGCCGCCCCGGCGCGGGGCTGGATTTCTGCCGCCCACACTCCTAGCATCGCCGGCATGGACACCGCCGCCGACACCTTCACCCAGGTCATTCTCGAAACCGGGCCCGACGGGCGCGCGCGCTTTGTCGAACGCCGGGTGCCGCTCACCGAGGGCACGTCGATGTCGCGCCTGAGCGCCGTCATGCCCAGCGGCGGCCTGCAGCTGCGGCGAAGCCCTGCCGGGTTTGCCAGCAGCATGCACTGCACCACACGCCCGCAGTGGCTCTTCGTGCTGGAGGGCCGCATGGAAATCGGCCTGCCCGACGGCAGCATGCGTGTGTTCGGCCCCGGCCAGCACTTCTACTCGGCCGACACGCTGCCACCGGGCGCGGTGTTCGACCCCGCCGTGCACGGCCACTGCAGCCGCGCGCTCGACGATGCGCCGCTGGTGACGGCCTTCGTGCGCAGCTAGTCAGTACAGCGTGCGGGCCTGCCGTGCCGGCAGCTCGGCGTCGTAGGCGGCGCCGTCGATGCGCTGGCCGCTCAGCGCTTGGAGGATGGCACCGGGCGAGGGCAGGGCACCCGGTGCCACGTGCCGGGAGGCGTCCCAGAGCGCCGAGCGCTGGATGGCCCTCGCGCACTGGAAGAACACCGAGCTCACGCGCACCACCAGCACGCTGTGCGCCGGCTTGTCGCCTTCGGCCAGCGCTGCGCACAGGGCCGGCGATGCGCTGATGCGCGCGGTGCCGTTCACGCGCAGCGCCTCGCCGCGCCCGGGCACCAGGAACAGCAGCGCCACGCGCGGATCGCGCGCGATGTTGCGCAGGCTGTCGATGCGCTGGTTGCCGCGGCGATCGGGCAGCAGCAGCGTGTGCGCGTCGGCCACGCGCACGAAGCCGGGGCCGTCGCCGCGTGGCGAGGTGTCCAGGCCCGCCTCACCCACGGTGGCCAGCACCGCAAACGGGGAGGCCTCGATGTAGGGCCGGTACAGCGGGTGAACGTGATCGGCCACCTTGGCCAGCGAGGTGTCGCCGGGGCCGGTGGCGTAGACGCGCCGAAGCGCCGCCTCGTCGGCCAGGTCGTGCGCGGTGTCGGCGGCCAGGCTCAGCAGCCCGGTGGCGTCCATCGCCGCGCTGGGGGCCACCGACGACCGATCCATCAGCCGATCCGGCCGAGCAGCAGATACTCCATCAGCGCCTTCTGCACGTGCATGCGGTTCTCGGCCTCGTCCCAGACCACGCTCTGCGGGCCGTCGATCACCTCGGCGGTGACTTCCTCGCCGCGGTGCGCCGGCAGGCAGTGCATGAAGAGCGCGTCGGGCTGCGCCACGGCCATCATCTCCTCGTCGACGCACCAGTCGACGAAGGCCTTGCGGCGCTCTTCGTTCTCGGCCTCGTAGCCCATGCTCGTCCACACGTCGGTGGTGACGAGGTGCGCGCCCTCGCAGGCCTGCATCGGGTGGTTGAAGACCTTGAAGCAGCCGGTGTCGCGGATGCCGGCCACGGCGGGGTCGACCTCGTAGCCGCTGGGCGTGCTCACGTGCACCGTGAAGCCCAGGGTCTCGGCCGCCTGCAGCCAGGTGTTGGCCATGTTGTTGCCGTCGCCCACCCAGGCCACCACCTTGCCTTCGATCGAGCCGCGGTGCTCGATGTAGGTGAAGATGTCGGCCAGGATCTGGCACGGGTGGTACTCGTTGGTGAGCCCGTTGATCACCGGCACGCGGGAGTGCGCCGCGAAGCGCTCGATCTTGCTCTGTTCGTAGGTGCGGATCATCACCAGGTCGACCATGCGGCTGATCACGCGCGCGCTGTCTTCCACCGGCTCGGCGCGGCCGAGCTGGCTGTCGCCCGTCGTCAGGTGCACGACCGAGCCACCCATCTGGTACATGCCGGCCTCGAAGCTGACGCGCGTGCGCGTGCTGGCCTTCTCGAAGATCATGGCCAGCGTGCGGTCGACCAGCGGCACGTAGCGCTCGTAGTTCTTGAAGCGCGTCTTGATGATGCGGGCGCGCTCCAGCAGGTAGGCGTACTCCTCGGTGCGGAGATCCTTGAACTGCAGGTAGTGGCGGATCAGCGAGGCGCCGGGCTTCATCGGCGCCTTCATCCGTGGGCGAGGAAGTCGCGCACCAGCGGCACCAGGATGGCGGCGACCTGACGTGCCTCGTCGGCGGTCATGATGAGCGGCGGCACGAGGCGGATGACGCTGTCGGCGGTGACGCTGATCATCAGCCCGGCCTCGGCGGCGCGGCCGAGCAGCACGCCACAGGGGCGGTCGAGCTCCAGGCCGATCATCAGACCGGCGCCGCGCAGGTCCTTCACGGTGCCGGAGGCGATCTCGGCGGCCAGGCCCTGGCGAAGCGCGCCCGTGAGCACCTCGCCCACGGCGGCGGCGTTGGCCAGGATGCCGTCCTCCTCCATGATGCGCAGCGTCTCCACGCCGGCGCGCATGGCCAGCGGGTTGCCGCCGAAGGTGGTGCCGTGGTTGCCCGGCCCGAGCACGTTCAGCGCCTTGGGGCCCACGACGATGGCGCCCACCGGCACGCCCGAACCCAGGCCCTTGGCCAGCGGCATCACGTCGGGCTGGATGCCGGCCCACTGGTGGGCGAACCACTTGCCGGTGCGGCCGATGCCGCATTGCACCTCGTCGAGCATCAGCAGCCAGCCGCGCTCGTCGCAGATGCGGCGCAGGCCCTGCAGATGCTCCCAGCGCGCGGGGTTGATCCCACCCTCGCCCTGGATGGTCTCGAGGAACACGGCCACCACGTTGGGGTTCGTCGCGGCCGCCTGCTCGACGGCCGCGAGGTCGTTCAGCGGCACACGCACGAAGCCCTCGACCAGGGGCTCGAAACCCTTCTGGATCTTCGGGTTGCCGGTGGCCGACAGCGTGGCGATGCTGCGCCCGTGGAAAGCCCGCTCATAGACGATGACCTCGGGTCGCGCGATGCCCCGGTCGTGCCCGTACTTGCGTGCGATCTTCAGCGCGCCCTCGTTGGCCTCGAGGCCCGAGTTGCAGAAGAAGGCCGCGCTCAAGCCCGACAGCTCGCACAGCTTGGCGGCGAGCTGCTCCTGCAGCGGGATCTGGTAGTAATTGCAGCAGTGGATCAGGCGCGCGACCTGGTCCTGCAGAGCCGGCACCAGCTTGGGGTGGGCGTGACCCAGCGTGTTGACGGCGATGCCGCCCAGGGCGTCGAGGTAGCGCTTGCCCTCGGTGTCCCAGACCCAGCAGCCTCGGCCGTGCGACAACGCCATCGGCAGGCGGCCGTAGGTGTTCATCACATGCGGCATGGGCCGGGTGACCGCGGGCTCGGGGGCGTTCATCGCGTGGCGCTCCTGGGTGAGTGAGCGCCCGATTCTAGGCGGCGGCCCCGCGGTACCGCGGCGCGCAACCATGCCGATGTTGCATCGCAGCAGGCAAGGCACAATGCGGGCCTGCAGCCGGCGGCCCCGACGGCCTGCGCGGTTCGCGATGACTTTCCAGAAGCCCCGTCAGTTCCACATCCACGGCATCACGCTTGAGGGGCGCACCTTCCGCCCCAGCGACTGGGCCGAGCGCCTGGCCGGCGCAATGAGCAGCTTCCGCCCCGGCGGTGGCGGGGGCGGCATCGGTGCCTACATCGGCTACTCGCCCTATTGCGTGCCGCAGGTGGTGAGCGGCGTGAAATGCGTGCTGGTGAACGAGGCGCTGCGCGACATCGAGCCCATGGCCTGGGAGTTCGTCATGAACTTCGCCCGCGACAACCAGCTGCGGGTCAGCGAGCTCGAGCCGACCTGAGCGGCGTGAGGGCAACAAAAAAGGGCCCGCGCAGGGCCCTTTCGGAGGAGAGGCGACGGCCTCAGGCGGCCAACGCGAGCGCCTTGACCTTGGCGGCCAGACGGCTCTTCAGGCGCGCGGCCTTGTTCTTGTGGAAAACGCCCTTGTCGGCCACCGAATCGATCACGCTCTGCGCAAGCTTGAAGCTGTCACCGGCCTTGGCCTTGTCACCACCCAGCACGGCCTTCTGCACGTTCTTGACCACCGTGCGGAAATGTGAACGCAGCGAGGTGTTGGCGGCGTTGATCTTGACATCCTGCCGCACGCGCTTGCGGCCCGAGGCGATGCGGACGGTCTTCTTCTTGGCTTTGGACGAGGTGGCCATGAACACTGTTTGAAATGACGGGGTTGGCGGGATGCAAAGACCGTCGAGTGTAGCACGGCCCCGGGGAGGCGTCCAGGACGGTGGGCAGGCGTGTCTATACTGCGGCGTTTGACTTCTTGACCCTGGTGAACCTCCTCCGGGCCGCCTCCACCGTCTCGCTGCTGACCCTGCTGTCGCGGGTGTCGGGGCTCGTGCGGGAGCAGTTGATGGCCGCCACCTTCGGCGCCGGCGCCGTGACGGACGCGTTCAACGTCGCGTTTCGCATTCCCAACCTGTTCCGGCGCCTGTTTGCCGAGGGCGCCTTTTCGCAGGCCTTCGTGCCCATCCTGGCCGCCACGCGCGAGCGCGATGGCGACGCCGCCACTCGCACGCTGCTCGACGCCGTGGCCACGGTGTTGGCCTGGGCGCTTCTGGCCACGTGCGCGCTGGGCGTGATCGGCGCGCCCTTGCTGGTGTGGCTGATGGGTTCCGGCCTTGAACGTTTCGACACGGCCGTGGTGCTGACGCGCTGGATGTTCCCTTACATCGGCTTCATGTCGCTGGTGGCGCTGGCAGCCGGCGTGCTGAACACCTGGAAGCGCTTCGCCGTGCCTGCGGCCACGCCGGTGCTGCTGAACCTCAGCGTGATCGGCGCCGCCTGGTGGGGCGCGCCCTGGTTCGAGCGTCAGGGCATCGAGCCCGTCTACGCCCTGGCCGGAGGCGTCATGCTCGGCGGCGTGCTGCAGCTCGGCGCCATGCTCTGGGCGCTCACGCGCCTGGGCATGCTGCCGCGCCTGGCGGGTAGGCCCTCGGGCATCGCGGCGGCTTGGCGTCACCCTGGCGTGCGCCAGGTGCTGCGGCAGATGGCACCGGCACTTCTGGGGGTGTCCGTGGCGCAGATCTCGCTGCTCATCAACACGCAGATCGCGACGCATGTGGCCGTGGGCGCCGTCTCCTGGCTGACCTACGCCGATCGGCTGATGGAGTTCCCGACGGGGCTTCTCGGTGTGGCACTGGGTGTCGTGCTGTTGCCGCAGCTGACCGCGGCGCAGGCCCGCGACGACCGCCTCGCCTTTTCGGCCATGCTCGATTGGGGACTGCGCCTCGTGCTGCTGTTGACGGTGCCCTGCGCACTGGCGCTTCTGCTGTTTCCGCAGGCCTTGGTGGCGGTGCTGTACCACTACGGCCGCTTCGACGCCGAAGACGTTCACATGACCGTACAGGCCCTGCAGGGTTACGGCGCAGGCCTGCTGGGCATCGTCGCGATCAAGGTGCTGGCGCCTGCCTTCTACGCGCGGCAGGACATCCGCACCCCCGTCAAGATCGCCATCGGCGTGCTGATCGCCACGCAGCTGTTGAACTTGGTGCTGGTGCCCTGGCTGGGCCATGCCGGGCTGGCACTGTCCATCGGCCTGGGTGCCTGGATCAACGCGGCGCTGTTGCTGGCTGGACTGCTGCGCCGAGGCGCCTTCCAGCCGCAGCCGGGCTGGCGCCGTTTCGCGCTCCAGGTGCTGGTGGCCAACGTGGTGCTGGGTGCCGCCCTGGCCTGGGCCGCGGGTGCGGTGGACTGGATCGGGTTGCAGGCGCAGTGGGCTCAGCGTGCCGGTGCCGTGGCGGCGGTGCTGGGTGGCGTGACGATGTTGTACGGCGCGACGCTGCTGCTGCTGGGACTGCGCCCGCGGGACTTCCTGCGCCGGGCCTGACCTACACTGGCCCGACCCCCGTTCGCCCCATGCAGCTGCCCCTCGCCCACGACGTCACGCCGCTGGCGTACTTCGCCTCATTGGTGGCCAGCGACGAGGACTTTCCGCTGCTGGAGGCGGCCGTCTCGCTGGCCCAGGATGACGACCCGGGCCTCGACGTCCAGGGTGTGTTGGCCGAGGTCGACGGCTTGGCGCAGCGCGTGAAGGCCCGCCTGCCCGCCGACGCGGCGCCACTGCAGCGCCTGCGGCTGCTCAACCGCTGCTTCTTCGACGAGCTGGGCTTCGGCGGCAACGTCAACGACTATCACGATCGCCGCAACAGCCTGATTCCCGCCGTGCTGGCCACTCGCCGCGGCATTCCCATCTCGCTGGCCGTGCTGTACCAGGAGATCGGCGCGCAGGCGGGGCTCAAGGTGCGCGGCATCTCTTTCCCCGGACACTTCCTCGTCAAGGTTTCGCTGCCGCCCGGCGAGGTGATCGTCGATCCCTTCAGCGGCCATTCGCTCTCACGCGACGAACTTGAACAACGTCTGGCGCCGTTCCGCCGCCGACTGGGCGATCACGAGATGCCCCTGGGACTGTTTCTCGTGGCTGCGGCGCCGCGCGACATCGTCGCGCGCATGCTTCGCAACCTGAAAGAAATCCACCACGCCCACGCCGACTGGCGGCGGCTGGAGCGCGTGCTGGCTCGCCTGGTGATCCTCCTTCCTCAGGATTGGGCCGAGCGCCGCGATCACGCGCTGGCGCTGGCCGAGCTCGGTGCCCGCCGCGAGGCCGCGGCGGCACTGTCCATCTATCTCCACCAATGCCCCGACGCCGACGACGCGGCCGCGCTGGCGCGCCACCTGGCGGCTTGGCAGGCGGCGTCCTGATGTCCTCATGAAGCAGATTCCCCTGGCCATCGGGCCTTCGTCGCGGCCCTCATTCGACAACTTCGTGCCTGGCGTCAATGCCGCGGCTGTGCAGCACCTGGCCTCGCTGTCGTGGCCCGCGGCCCCGGTCTACCTCTGGGGCCCCGCGGCCAGCGGCAAGACGCACCTGATGCAGGCCCTTGCGGCCCGCTGCCTGGCCACGGGGCAGACAGCGGCTTGGTTCGACGCTGCCGACCCCGAGCCCTGGACGCTGCAGCCGCACTGGGCGCTGGTGGTGGTGGACCGTTGCGAGCAACTGGAGCCGGCTGCGCAGCACGCCGCGTTCGCGCTGTTCGAGGCCGCTTCGGCCCAGGGCGTGCAATGGCTGGCCGCCGGTCGCCTGCCCCCGGTCGACCTGGCGCTGCGCGACGATTTGCGCACGCGTTTGGGCTGGGGCCACGTGTTCTCGTTGGAGCCGCTGGACGACGCCGCGACCCGCTCGGCACTCCGGCGCGAGGCCGACCACCGAGGCATCTTCCTGCCTGACGACGTGATGGACTATCTGCTGGCGCGACTGCCGCGCGACCTTGGCCACCTGATGGGGGCGCTGGACCGGCTGGACGGGTTCGGCCTTGCCATGGGCCGGCGTGTCACCTTGCCGCTGGTTCGGCAGATGCTGGCGGAAGAAGGCGTGCCGGAGGCTGGGGGATGACGACACCCGCGCTCGCGCTGTTCGATCTCGACGGCACGCTGCTGCCGCGCGACAGCGACCACGCCTTCGGCGAGTACCTCGTGCAGCGCGGATGGGTATCGGACGACACCTTCCGCCGCGCCAATGACCGCTTCTACGCCGACTACCTCGAGGGCCGGCTCGACATGGCGGCTTATGTCGACTTCGCCACCTCGGCATGGCGCGCGCGGCCCATGGCTGAACAGCAGCGTGTGCTCGACGAGTTCGTCTGCGACGTGGTCAAGCCGATGCTGCATCCAGCAGCGCTTGAGTTGGTGAACCGCCACCGCGACGCCGGCGAACGCCTGGCGCTGGTGACGGCCACCAACGAATTTGTCACGCGGCCGATCGCTGCCCTTTTCGGCTTCGACACACTGATCGCCACCGAACTGGAACGTGACTCTGACGGCCGCGTGACCGGCCGCGTCGCGGGCACGCCCGCGTTCCGAGAGGGCAAGATCGTGCGCGTGCAGGCTTGGCTTGCCGGCCTGGGCACCACGCTCGCCGCCGCGCCACGCTGCACCTTCTACAGCGATTCCACGAACGACCTGCCGCTGCTGGAGGCTGCCAGCCACCCGGTGGCCACCAACCCGGGCGCCAGCCTGGCGCGCATCGCAGCCGAGCGCGGCTGGCCCGTCATCCACCTTTTCACATGATCAAGAAGTTCATCCAGCGACTCTTTGGCCAGGGCGACGCGCCCGCGGCGGCGCCGGCAGCGACCCCGGCCGCGCCGGTCATCCCACTGGGCGCGCGTGTCGAGATTGCCGCCGCCGAGCACCGCATCGACCCCAAGCTGCTCGACGCCAACGCCGTGCGCGTGGTGCGCACGCTGAAGGACGCCGGCTACGAGGCCTACATCGTGGGCGGCGCGGTGCGCGACCTGCTGGTGGGCCTGCGCCCCAAGGACTTCGACGTCGCCACCGACGCCACGCCCGAGCAGGTAAAGGCGCTGTTCCGCCGCGCCTTCATCATCGGCCGGCGCTTCCGCCTCGTGCACGTGGTCTTCGGCCGCGGCCGCGAGCACGAGACCATCGAGGTGAGCACCTTCCGCGCCTACCTCGACGCCACGGCGGCCGAGCAGGTGGCGGGCAACGAGAAGACCGCCAAGACGCAGATCGCCGACAAGCAGCACGTTGTCGACGCCGAGGGCCGCGTGTTGCGCGACAACGTCTGGGGCCCGCAGATCGAAGACGCCGCGCGGCGCGACTTCACGATCAACGCCATGTACTTCGACGCGGTGACGCAGACCGTTGTCGACTACCACGGCGGCCTGGCCGACGCGCGCGGCCGCGTGCTGCGCATGATCGGCGACCCGGCCACGCGTTACCGCGAAGATCCAGTGCGCATCCTGCGCGTGGTGCGCTTCGCGGCCAAGCTGGGTTTCGGCCTCGACAAGGCCACCGAGTCGCCGGTGCGCGGCATGGTGCCGCTGTTGGCCAACGTGCCGATCTCGCGCCTGTTCGACGAGATGATCAAGCTGCTGCAGACTGGCCACGCGTTGGCGAGCCTGGAGCAGATGAAGCGTTTCGGACTGGTGGGCGGCGGCACGCCGATCTTCCCGGTGCTGGAGGCGGCGTTGTCGGGCAGCAGCGCGGCGCGCGAGACCTTCGTGCGGCTGGCGCTTGAAGACACCGACCGCCGCGTGGCCGAGGGGAGGGCGGTGGCGCCGAGCTTCCTTCTGGCCTGCCTGCTGTGGCATGACGTGAAGGATCGCTGGACGGCGCTCATGGCCCAGGGCGAGACCCCCTTCCCGGCGCTGCAGCAGGCCGTGGACGCGGTGTTCGATGCCCGCATCGGCGACATCTCCGGCCGCGGCAAGCTGGCGGCCGACATGCGCGAGATCTGGCTGATGCAGCCACGCTTCGATCGCCGCACGCCCAGCGGCGCGGCGGGTCTGGTCGCGCAGCCGCGCTTCCGCGCCGGCTACGACTTCCTGCGCCTGCGTGCCGACGCGCGGGAGGCCAGCAGCGAACTCGCCGACTGGTGGGAGGACTTCCACCTTGGCAACGAAGACGAGCGCGAGGCGCTGCTGGCCGACGCGAAGCCCGCCGGCGGCCCGCCGCGTGGGCGCCGTGTCGCGGCGGCGCCGGTGTCCTCCTCCGGGGGCGCGAGCAGTGACGACGAGGCCGAGGACGACGCCCCCGAGCACGGCGCCGGCGCGGGTGCCGAGGGTGAGGCCGAGGCGCCCCGCAAGCGCCGCCGCCGGCGCCGCCGCGGCCCGCGGCCGGATGGCGGCGGGGGTGCCGGGGGCCCGCCAGCTGCGGGATGAACCTGGAACGGGTGTTCGTCGGCCTGGGCGCCAACCTCGGCGACGCGGCAGCCACGGTGCGGCTGGCTTTCGACGAGCTGGCCGCACTGCCGGGTACGCAGGTGATCGCGCGTTCGTCGCTGTACCGCAGCGCGCCGATCGACGCCGGGGGCCCGGACTTCGTCAACGCCGTGGCCGAGCTGCGCACCATGCTCGAGCCCGCGGCGCTGCTGCAGGAGCTGCAAGCCATCGAGGCGCTCCATGACCGCCAGCGCCCCTACCGCCATGCGCCGCGCACGCTCGATCTTGACCTGCTGCTTGTCGGCGACCGGGTCATCGACACCCCCAGCCTGAGCGTGCCGCACCCGCGCCTGCACCTGCGCGCCTTCGTGCTCGAGCCCTTGCTCGAGCTGGCTCCAGCGCTGTCGCACCCGGCGCTGGGCGGGCTGTCCGGCTGGCGCGCCGCAACGGCGGGGCAGGCCATCGAGCCGCTGACCCGCAGCCCACCCGGGGCTCAGCCGTAGCTTGTGAAGGCGGGCGCGCCGACGCGCAGTTGCGACTCGAAGAAGCGCTGGCCGCTGTAGGCGATGGTGCCCATGAGGATGCCGCCGCCCAACAGCATCGCAAGGATCGCCCCGATCACCGGTCCCCAGCCGGTGCCGGTGCCCGCGCGGCCCGGGTTGTGGCGCTCGTCCCAGCGCTCGTCGGGCGTCAGTGCCCACACGATGGCCGTGAGCATGGCGGCCGAGATGCTCAGCCCCAAAAGCGGCAGCAGCAGCCACGACAGGCGGTCGTCCTGGCCCAAGGTGAGGTGCCTGTGCAGGCCGATGATGCCCAGCGCCGTGGGCAGCGGCTGCAACCAGCCCCAGACATCGCCGAAGCCGCGCACATATAGGCGATGCAGGCCCAGCGTGCCGAAGAGCACCGCCAGCCAGACCGCGAGCGTCTTGCTGCGATACGGGGCCGTGGCGGAAGAGGCGGCCTGGAGCGGAGTCATGGCGGAGGACGTTGGGAAACGGGCAAGTCGAAAGAGTCGGCACGCAGTCTATAATGCGCGGTTTCCGACGCTGGCCCCGGCACCCCATTTCCGCCGGGCGTATCTACGGTGTCGGCCACCGCTGATGGCCTGCCCGGCCGTGTCCACGGGCCCCGGTCATCGCTCTGCAGCAGATTCGAGGTTTCCGATGGTCGTGATCCGACTGGCCCGTGGCGGCGCCAAGAAGCGCCCGTTCTACAACATCGTCGTCGCTGATTCGCGCGAGCGCCGCGACGGCCGCTTCATCGAGCGCGTCGGGTTCTACAACCCGATGGCCGCCGGCAGCGAGCAGCCGCTGCGGGTGGCGTTGGACCGCGTGACGCACTGGACGGGCGTGGGCGCGCAGATGTCGCCCACCGTGGCCCGCCTGGTCGGCCAGGCCGCCAAGGCCCACGCCTGACGGGCGTTCCCTCCGCGGCCGTGCACGCTGCCCTGGGCCCAGCCGAGGCGCTGCCGGCCGACGCGGTCGAGGTCGGCCGCGTGCTCGGGGCTTGGGGGCTGAAGGGCGGCATCAAGGTGCTGCCTTTCGCTGCCGACGCCGAGGCCCTCTTCTCCACCAAGCGCTGGTACCTCGCGCCGGTCGAGCCTCCGCGGCCCGGCGGCTTGGCCCACCCGGTGCTGCTGCGCATAGTCCAGGCGCGCGAGCAGGGCGACGGCATCGTCGCCACGGTGCAGGACCTCGAGGAC
This is a stretch of genomic DNA from Ideonella sp. WA131b. It encodes these proteins:
- a CDS encoding sulfite exporter TauE/SafE family protein produces the protein MPSAWPFITDPFFYALAVPAVLITGLSKSGFASGFGSLATPMLALAVPAPQAAAVMLPLLIAMDATGLQQLWRHRDRALVRRLVPWGVVGIGVGTLIFGVLSDRAVAGLLGAMTLLFLAQRLLWPIQRRGAQAPAWAAPLCSATSGFTSFVAHAGGPPLMAYVLPLKLAPVVASATMAVYFAVINLAKLVPYAALGLMDLRNLATSLLLLPLAPLGVWMGVWLVKRTDPTWFYRLAYVGMAVAGLKLLWDGIGG
- a CDS encoding pyridoxamine 5'-phosphate oxidase family protein, yielding MDATGLLSLAADTAHDLADEAALRRVYATGPGDTSLAKVADHVHPLYRPYIEASPFAVLATVGEAGLDTSPRGDGPGFVRVADAHTLLLPDRRGNQRIDSLRNIARDPRVALLFLVPGRGEALRVNGTARISASPALCAALAEGDKPAHSVLVVRVSSVFFQCARAIQRSALWDASRHVAPGALPSPGAILQALSGQRIDGAAYDAELPARQARTLY
- the argF gene encoding ornithine carbamoyltransferase, which translates into the protein MKPGASLIRHYLQFKDLRTEEYAYLLERARIIKTRFKNYERYVPLVDRTLAMIFEKASTRTRVSFEAGMYQMGGSVVHLTTGDSQLGRAEPVEDSARVISRMVDLVMIRTYEQSKIERFAAHSRVPVINGLTNEYHPCQILADIFTYIEHRGSIEGKVVAWVGDGNNMANTWLQAAETLGFTVHVSTPSGYEVDPAVAGIRDTGCFKVFNHPMQACEGAHLVTTDVWTSMGYEAENEERRKAFVDWCVDEEMMAVAQPDALFMHCLPAHRGEEVTAEVIDGPQSVVWDEAENRMHVQKALMEYLLLGRIG
- a CDS encoding aspartate aminotransferase family protein; this encodes MNAPEPAVTRPMPHVMNTYGRLPMALSHGRGCWVWDTEGKRYLDALGGIAVNTLGHAHPKLVPALQDQVARLIHCCNYYQIPLQEQLAAKLCELSGLSAAFFCNSGLEANEGALKIARKYGHDRGIARPEVIVYERAFHGRSIATLSATGNPKIQKGFEPLVEGFVRVPLNDLAAVEQAAATNPNVVAVFLETIQGEGGINPARWEHLQGLRRICDERGWLLMLDEVQCGIGRTGKWFAHQWAGIQPDVMPLAKGLGSGVPVGAIVVGPKALNVLGPGNHGTTFGGNPLAMRAGVETLRIMEEDGILANAAAVGEVLTGALRQGLAAEIASGTVKDLRGAGLMIGLELDRPCGVLLGRAAEAGLMISVTADSVIRLVPPLIMTADEARQVAAILVPLVRDFLAHG
- a CDS encoding DUF3579 domain-containing protein gives rise to the protein MTFQKPRQFHIHGITLEGRTFRPSDWAERLAGAMSSFRPGGGGGGIGAYIGYSPYCVPQVVSGVKCVLVNEALRDIEPMAWEFVMNFARDNQLRVSELEPT
- the rpsT gene encoding 30S ribosomal protein S20 codes for the protein MATSSKAKKKTVRIASGRKRVRQDVKINAANTSLRSHFRTVVKNVQKAVLGGDKAKAGDSFKLAQSVIDSVADKGVFHKNKAARLKSRLAAKVKALALAA
- the murJ gene encoding murein biosynthesis integral membrane protein MurJ; translation: MNLLRAASTVSLLTLLSRVSGLVREQLMAATFGAGAVTDAFNVAFRIPNLFRRLFAEGAFSQAFVPILAATRERDGDAATRTLLDAVATVLAWALLATCALGVIGAPLLVWLMGSGLERFDTAVVLTRWMFPYIGFMSLVALAAGVLNTWKRFAVPAATPVLLNLSVIGAAWWGAPWFERQGIEPVYALAGGVMLGGVLQLGAMLWALTRLGMLPRLAGRPSGIAAAWRHPGVRQVLRQMAPALLGVSVAQISLLINTQIATHVAVGAVSWLTYADRLMEFPTGLLGVALGVVLLPQLTAAQARDDRLAFSAMLDWGLRLVLLLTVPCALALLLFPQALVAVLYHYGRFDAEDVHMTVQALQGYGAGLLGIVAIKVLAPAFYARQDIRTPVKIAIGVLIATQLLNLVLVPWLGHAGLALSIGLGAWINAALLLAGLLRRGAFQPQPGWRRFALQVLVANVVLGAALAWAAGAVDWIGLQAQWAQRAGAVAAVLGGVTMLYGATLLLLGLRPRDFLRRA